In Saccharomonospora marina XMU15, one genomic interval encodes:
- a CDS encoding FtsX-like permease family protein — MIRDLLLGLRLAVGGGRMSGQALLRLAMTTFGVALVVAILLPAASANSLADARDAREAARAQLTEPRPGVDPLYERGWYVDAGEEELSTTVVAPGGPRAPVPPGLDRLPRPGELMASPAAAEFLNSEEGAAVKAHLGGRIVGEVGKAGLNLANDKVVFVGAKASELADDPNMYRVYGFGVPPTSGELDMAVAVLIAPLAVVVLLPLLVFVTTASRMGAAERERRLAALRLVGLSSKQVRRVAAGEALVGAVAGLALGAGLFIALRPLVGDVELFGMQFFADDFVPPWQLVALIALLVPGLAVGAAIFGLRHTVVEPLGVVRRGKQRQRRTWWRWTITGVGALTMALTFLFAPHDNSEFVSTALAVGSGLVLIGVSALLPWAVERLVSRLRGGPASWQLAVRRLQLESGTASRVVSGLVVVLAGSILIQTVVGSVGTNEGEYWEPRQPPAAQFMLEQSGRSEVVKVSGLMRDDPAISDVRFVSRTSVAPEGAPDSAIGATIGDCKSLATLAQLGSCTDGDVFVVGARTESGPASPQPGPARFVQYPDGADGPVYGDRWSIPDTAKHIPAERATLVSSGTVLATPGALGRARVPVADRDRFLLVWGSGDDNAALTAATEITVGAVSQPRWTVYISPDPSRLTWLSDADSALRTMRSILLMVSLFVLAVAALSLLLLSIEQIAERRRPLAALSASGVPLSVLARGSLWQNAIPVAVGVVLAVAAGLGITWPTLRYAGLEFSLDSAMIGTICGAAVVAVLAATALSLPMLRQVTKLDGLRSE, encoded by the coding sequence ATGATCCGCGATCTGCTGCTGGGGCTTCGGCTGGCCGTCGGGGGCGGCCGGATGTCAGGGCAGGCACTACTGCGGCTCGCGATGACCACGTTCGGCGTCGCCCTCGTGGTGGCGATCCTGCTGCCCGCCGCGTCGGCGAACAGCCTCGCCGACGCGCGAGATGCCCGTGAGGCCGCCCGAGCTCAGCTGACGGAACCTCGGCCCGGCGTCGATCCGCTGTACGAGCGCGGTTGGTACGTCGACGCTGGGGAGGAGGAACTGAGCACCACCGTCGTCGCACCGGGAGGGCCGCGCGCACCGGTGCCGCCGGGCTTGGACCGGCTGCCTCGACCGGGAGAGTTGATGGCATCGCCCGCGGCGGCCGAATTCCTGAACAGCGAGGAGGGCGCGGCCGTCAAGGCGCACCTCGGTGGCCGGATCGTGGGCGAGGTCGGCAAGGCCGGGCTCAACCTGGCCAACGACAAGGTCGTCTTCGTCGGTGCTAAGGCGAGCGAGCTGGCCGACGACCCGAACATGTACCGGGTCTACGGCTTCGGCGTCCCGCCGACCTCGGGGGAACTGGACATGGCGGTCGCGGTGCTGATCGCGCCACTGGCCGTGGTGGTGCTGCTGCCGCTGCTGGTGTTCGTCACCACGGCCTCGCGCATGGGTGCGGCCGAACGGGAACGCAGGCTGGCCGCGTTGCGATTGGTGGGTCTGAGCAGCAAGCAGGTCAGGCGGGTCGCCGCGGGGGAGGCGCTCGTCGGCGCGGTCGCGGGGCTGGCGCTGGGGGCGGGGCTGTTCATCGCGCTGCGCCCGCTCGTCGGTGACGTCGAACTGTTCGGCATGCAGTTCTTCGCCGACGACTTCGTGCCACCGTGGCAGCTCGTCGCCCTGATCGCGCTGCTGGTTCCGGGACTGGCCGTGGGAGCGGCGATCTTCGGGCTGCGTCACACCGTGGTGGAGCCGCTCGGTGTCGTCAGGCGGGGCAAGCAGCGGCAGCGCCGAACGTGGTGGCGTTGGACGATCACCGGCGTCGGTGCGCTCACCATGGCTCTGACGTTCCTGTTCGCACCACACGACAACTCCGAGTTCGTCAGCACCGCGCTCGCGGTGGGCAGTGGACTGGTGCTGATCGGTGTTTCGGCACTGCTGCCGTGGGCGGTGGAACGGCTGGTGTCGCGGCTGCGTGGTGGCCCGGCATCGTGGCAGCTCGCGGTGCGCAGGCTGCAGCTTGAGAGCGGCACGGCGAGCCGCGTGGTTTCGGGACTGGTCGTCGTGCTGGCGGGCTCGATCCTGATCCAGACCGTGGTCGGCTCCGTGGGCACGAACGAAGGCGAGTACTGGGAACCCCGGCAGCCGCCCGCGGCGCAGTTCATGCTCGAACAATCCGGGCGATCCGAGGTCGTGAAGGTGTCGGGGCTGATGCGCGACGATCCGGCGATCAGCGACGTTCGCTTCGTGAGTCGGACCTCGGTTGCTCCCGAAGGCGCGCCGGACAGTGCGATCGGAGCCACGATCGGTGACTGCAAGTCGTTGGCGACCTTGGCTCAGCTGGGGTCCTGCACGGACGGCGACGTGTTCGTCGTCGGCGCCAGGACCGAATCCGGACCGGCGTCCCCACAGCCGGGTCCGGCACGATTCGTGCAGTACCCGGATGGCGCGGACGGACCCGTATACGGCGATCGCTGGTCCATCCCGGACACGGCGAAGCACATTCCCGCGGAGCGGGCGACGCTGGTCAGCTCCGGGACCGTCCTGGCCACGCCCGGTGCGCTCGGTCGAGCCCGGGTTCCGGTTGCGGACCGCGATCGGTTCCTGCTCGTGTGGGGATCCGGTGACGACAACGCGGCCCTGACGGCAGCGACCGAGATCACCGTGGGCGCGGTGAGCCAGCCGAGATGGACGGTCTACATCTCGCCCGACCCGTCGCGGCTGACGTGGCTGTCGGACGCGGACAGCGCGCTGCGGACCATGCGCAGCATCCTGCTCATGGTGTCGCTGTTCGTCCTCGCGGTCGCGGCGCTTTCGCTGCTGCTGCTTTCGATCGAGCAGATCGCCGAGCGCAGGCGCCCACTGGCGGCGCTGTCGGCATCCGGTGTTCCACTTTCGGTACTGGCACGGGGCTCGCTGTGGCAGAACGCGATCCCCGTCGCCGTCGGTGTCGTGCTCGCGGTCGCGGCAGGGCTGGGGATCACGTGGCCCACGCTGCGCTACGCCGGTCTGGAGTTCAGTCTGGATTCGGCCATGATCGGGACCATCTGTGGTGCCGCGGTGGTCGCGGTACTGGCGGCGACGGCGTTGAGTCTGCCGATGCTGCGCCAGGTGACCAAACTGGACGGTCTTCGATCGGAGTGA
- a CDS encoding PadR family transcriptional regulator, whose product MSVSRTLLALLEPGPRHGYDLKRAYDGHFAHGRQLAYGQVYSTLSRLLRNGLVEEAGVEHGAGPDRKRYTITDAGVTDVAQWLATPEDPEPYLQNTLYTKVVLALLSGRSAQDILDTQRAAHLREMRELTKRKKDGDLADQLICDHALFHLEADLRWLELTAARLDQLAREVRS is encoded by the coding sequence ATGTCGGTATCACGAACACTGCTGGCTCTGCTCGAGCCGGGACCACGCCACGGGTACGACCTGAAACGGGCATACGACGGGCACTTCGCGCACGGCAGGCAACTCGCTTACGGCCAGGTGTACTCGACGCTGTCGCGGCTGCTGCGCAACGGCCTCGTCGAGGAGGCGGGCGTCGAACACGGCGCGGGACCGGACCGCAAGCGCTACACGATCACCGACGCCGGGGTCACCGACGTCGCGCAATGGTTGGCCACACCGGAGGATCCGGAGCCGTACCTGCAGAACACGCTTTACACCAAGGTCGTGTTGGCGCTGCTGTCCGGGCGCAGCGCGCAGGACATTCTGGACACACAGCGCGCCGCCCACCTCAGGGAAATGCGCGAGCTGACCAAACGCAAGAAGGACGGCGACCTCGCCGACCAGCTCATCTGCGACCATGCCCTGTTCCACCTCGAGGCGGACCTGCGGTGGCTCGAACTGACCGCCGCGCGCCTCGACCAGCTCGCCAGGGAGGTGCGCTCGTGA
- a CDS encoding ANTAR domain-containing response regulator, translating into MTETATEANGVVTEPQRRVLVAEDEALIRLDLVEMLREEGYEVVGEAGDGEEAIKLAGDLKPDLVILDVKMPKLDGIEAAAKITGDRIAPVVILTAFSQRDLIERAREAGTMAYLVKPFAKRDLVPAIELAVSRFAELQALESEVAGLTDRLETRKLIDRAKGLLMTNQGLTEPDAFRWIQRTAMDRRTTMKAVAEAVIDNIGK; encoded by the coding sequence GTGACCGAAACGGCTACCGAGGCCAACGGTGTCGTCACCGAACCGCAGCGTCGCGTACTCGTCGCCGAGGACGAGGCCTTGATCCGGCTCGACCTCGTGGAGATGCTGCGCGAGGAGGGCTACGAGGTGGTCGGCGAGGCCGGTGACGGAGAAGAAGCCATCAAGCTCGCGGGTGACCTCAAGCCCGACCTCGTCATCCTCGACGTCAAGATGCCCAAGCTCGACGGGATAGAGGCCGCGGCCAAGATCACCGGCGACCGCATCGCACCCGTCGTGATCCTCACCGCCTTCAGCCAGCGTGACCTCATCGAGCGCGCCCGCGAGGCAGGCACCATGGCCTACCTGGTGAAACCTTTCGCCAAGCGTGACCTGGTGCCCGCCATCGAACTGGCGGTGAGCCGGTTCGCCGAGTTGCAGGCGCTGGAGTCCGAGGTCGCGGGCCTCACCGATCGCCTGGAGACCCGCAAGCTGATCGACCGCGCCAAAGGCCTGCTGATGACCAATCAGGGCCTCACCGAGCCCGACGCGTTCCGCTGGATCCAGCGCACCGCCATGGACCGCAGGACCACGATGAAGGCGGTCGCCGAGGCCGTGATCGACAACATCGGCAAGTAG
- a CDS encoding nuclear transport factor 2 family protein, giving the protein MDESTTRSPREVFEDHLRLAQQRDFEQDIARNFAPDCVALTGRGVFHGHEGLRRLARMLAEELPTGRWTYRVQLVEGNIAYLEWSADSGDAVVDDGADSFFIADGRVVAQTIHYTVRSPAGEVLIGPDGTRPGDEPR; this is encoded by the coding sequence GTGGACGAGTCGACCACCCGCTCTCCCCGTGAGGTTTTCGAAGATCATCTGCGGCTCGCGCAACAACGTGACTTCGAGCAGGACATCGCGCGGAACTTCGCGCCGGACTGCGTGGCGCTGACCGGGCGCGGCGTGTTCCACGGACACGAGGGGCTGCGCAGGCTGGCGCGGATGCTGGCCGAAGAACTGCCCACCGGCCGCTGGACCTACCGTGTCCAGCTGGTCGAGGGCAACATCGCCTACCTGGAGTGGTCCGCCGATTCGGGTGACGCGGTGGTGGACGACGGAGCGGACTCCTTCTTCATCGCCGACGGGCGCGTGGTGGCTCAGACGATCCACTACACCGTTCGGTCACCGGCAGGTGAGGTGCTGATCGGCCCGGACGGCACCCGTCCCGGCGATGAGCCGCGGTGA
- a CDS encoding YceI family protein — protein MTTATDYRTLTGDYVIDPAHSRFGFVARHAMVTKVRGAFNEFEGSARLDGENPANSSAELTIKAASIDTRNADRDEHLRSNDFLAMAEHPEITFRSTEIIRTGEDAFDVAGELTVKGVTRPVTIPLSFEGQAVDPFGNSRIGFEGSTTINRKDFGVTWNAALETGGVLVSDKVVLEFEISAVKQS, from the coding sequence ATGACCACCGCGACCGACTACCGGACCCTCACCGGCGACTACGTGATCGACCCGGCCCACAGCCGCTTCGGCTTCGTGGCCCGACACGCCATGGTCACCAAGGTGCGCGGCGCGTTCAACGAGTTCGAGGGCAGCGCCCGGTTGGACGGCGAGAACCCCGCCAACTCCTCGGCCGAACTCACCATCAAGGCGGCCAGCATCGACACGCGCAACGCCGACCGGGACGAACACCTGCGCAGCAACGACTTCCTGGCCATGGCCGAGCACCCGGAGATCACGTTCCGCTCCACCGAGATCATTCGGACGGGCGAGGACGCCTTCGACGTCGCCGGTGAGCTGACCGTCAAAGGCGTGACCCGCCCGGTGACCATCCCGCTCAGCTTCGAGGGACAGGCCGTGGACCCGTTCGGCAACAGCCGCATCGGTTTCGAGGGCTCCACGACCATCAACCGCAAGGATTTCGGTGTGACCTGGAACGCCGCGCTGGAGACCGGTGGCGTACTCGTCAGCGACAAGGTCGTACTCGAGTTCGAGATCTCGGCCGTCAAGCAGAGCTGA
- a CDS encoding winged helix DNA-binding domain-containing protein yields the protein MNRQLSTRRLRASRLAAQLLTGKAPGDPVAAVTRVVALQAQAPGPARLAIRPRTRAVTADAVDRACADGRLVRTWAMRGTLHLLAAQDVRWVVGLLGPVFAKAGRRRREQLGLDDASCERAFAALQRVLRGGEPLVRADIVARLRDHGVAIDPKTQAPPHLLAYAANTGLICRGPDTEGAEPTYVLMDDHVPPVRPMAREEALAELARRYLAGHGPACAADFRAWSGLSSGEAKQAFAAIAEETATVTAAGEPMVALVDADLDPPGDERNPVRLLGHFDPFLLGYRDRRLALDSAHAKDVQAGGGFVRPTVVVAGRVMGTWSLRRAGKKAQAVVTPFSTLPRGSREGLQAQAADLARYLGHPVALAVAG from the coding sequence ATGAACCGACAACTGTCCACGCGGCGGTTGCGGGCGTCGCGGCTGGCGGCGCAATTGCTCACCGGCAAGGCGCCTGGCGATCCGGTGGCCGCGGTGACCAGGGTCGTTGCCCTGCAGGCACAAGCGCCGGGACCGGCCAGGCTCGCGATACGGCCGAGGACGCGCGCAGTGACCGCCGATGCGGTGGACCGCGCGTGCGCGGACGGCAGGCTCGTGCGCACCTGGGCGATGCGCGGCACGCTCCACCTGCTCGCCGCGCAGGACGTGCGCTGGGTGGTCGGGCTGCTGGGCCCGGTGTTCGCGAAGGCCGGGCGGCGAAGGCGCGAGCAGCTCGGCCTCGACGACGCCAGCTGCGAGCGGGCGTTCGCCGCGCTGCAGCGCGTCCTGCGCGGCGGCGAGCCGTTGGTGCGGGCGGACATCGTGGCCCGGCTGCGCGACCACGGGGTGGCAATCGATCCGAAGACGCAAGCGCCGCCGCACCTGCTCGCCTACGCCGCGAACACCGGGCTGATCTGTCGCGGCCCCGACACCGAGGGGGCGGAGCCCACCTACGTGCTCATGGACGACCACGTGCCGCCGGTGCGGCCGATGGCGCGGGAGGAGGCGCTCGCCGAGTTGGCGCGCCGCTATCTCGCCGGCCACGGCCCCGCCTGCGCCGCCGACTTCCGTGCGTGGTCGGGCCTGTCGTCGGGTGAGGCGAAGCAGGCGTTCGCGGCCATCGCGGAGGAGACGGCAACCGTGACCGCGGCGGGAGAGCCGATGGTGGCCCTGGTCGACGCCGACCTGGACCCGCCCGGCGACGAGCGGAACCCGGTCCGGTTGCTCGGGCACTTCGATCCGTTCCTGCTCGGCTACCGGGACCGAAGGCTGGCCCTCGACTCCGCGCACGCGAAGGATGTGCAGGCCGGTGGCGGATTCGTCCGGCCGACCGTTGTGGTGGCCGGACGGGTGATGGGCACCTGGTCACTGCGGCGGGCGGGGAAGAAGGCACAGGCGGTGGTCACCCCGTTCTCCACGCTGCCCCGAGGCAGCCGCGAAGGTCTGCAGGCGCAGGCGGCGGATCTGGCCCGCTATCTGGGCCACCCAGTCGCGCTGGCGGTCGCAGGCTGA
- a CDS encoding ABC transporter ATP-binding protein, which translates to MSEVLLRASQLHKTFGPTAALRGAGVSVHTGEVLAVMGPSGSGKSTLLHCLAGIVAPDSGTITYDGRDMVAMSDAERSALRRTEFGFVFQFGQLVPELTCLENVALPLRLSGTKRKSAEAAARRWLERLEVGDLGERRPGDISGGQGQRVAVARALVTTPKVVFADEPTGALDSLNGELVMGLLTDAARETNAAVVLVTHEPRVAAHSDREIVVRDGVVKDRELVA; encoded by the coding sequence GTGAGCGAGGTGCTGCTGCGAGCCTCGCAGCTGCACAAGACGTTCGGCCCTACCGCGGCGTTGCGGGGAGCGGGCGTTTCCGTGCACACGGGCGAGGTGTTGGCCGTGATGGGGCCCTCCGGTTCGGGAAAGTCCACGCTGTTGCACTGCCTCGCGGGCATCGTCGCGCCCGACAGCGGCACGATCACCTACGACGGCAGGGACATGGTCGCCATGAGCGATGCCGAACGCAGTGCGCTGCGTCGTACGGAGTTCGGCTTCGTATTCCAGTTCGGACAGCTGGTTCCCGAGCTGACCTGCCTTGAGAACGTGGCGTTGCCGCTGCGGCTTTCCGGCACGAAACGCAAATCCGCCGAAGCCGCAGCGCGCCGGTGGCTGGAACGCCTCGAGGTCGGCGACCTCGGCGAGCGCAGGCCCGGCGATATCTCCGGCGGCCAGGGGCAGCGAGTCGCCGTGGCCAGGGCGCTGGTGACCACGCCGAAGGTGGTGTTCGCCGACGAGCCGACCGGTGCGCTCGACTCGCTCAACGGCGAGCTGGTGATGGGTCTGCTCACCGACGCGGCCCGCGAGACCAACGCGGCCGTCGTGCTGGTGACCCACGAGCCGAGGGTCGCCGCTCACTCCGACAGGGAGATCGTGGTTCGCGACGGCGTGGTCAAAGACCGGGAACTGGTCGCATGA
- a CDS encoding ring-cleaving dioxygenase, whose product MTLATSGLHHVTAIAGDPQANADFYLRTLGLRLVKTTVNFDAPDIYHLYYGDEQGRPGTLLTFFPFGTVAPGRRGVGQATTTAFSVPAASIGWWRQHLRQLGVDVSEVAERDGEAALTFHDPDGLELALVAHPQGDPRAAWDNGLVPAEHGIRGLHSVTLSTADEEGTVAMMAELGLHAESSQGNRLRFAAGSGEPGALVDVLVDRTARRGLVAGGTVHHVAWRAPDEPTQLRWRDELVERGAKVTSVLDRQYFRSIYFREPGGTLLEIATDQPGFAVDEPLLELGRALKLPPWLEPSREQLEATLPKLSLPSENNPELGRRANV is encoded by the coding sequence ATGACGCTGGCGACCAGCGGTTTGCACCATGTCACGGCGATCGCGGGCGACCCACAGGCGAACGCGGACTTCTACCTGCGCACGCTGGGGCTTCGCCTGGTCAAGACCACCGTGAACTTCGACGCGCCCGACATCTACCACCTCTACTACGGCGACGAGCAGGGGCGGCCCGGCACGCTGCTGACGTTCTTCCCGTTCGGCACCGTGGCGCCCGGCAGGCGCGGAGTTGGCCAGGCCACCACCACGGCGTTCTCGGTGCCCGCGGCGTCGATCGGCTGGTGGCGGCAACATCTGCGCCAACTCGGCGTCGACGTCAGCGAGGTCGCCGAGCGCGACGGTGAGGCGGCGCTGACCTTCCACGATCCCGACGGGCTCGAACTGGCGCTGGTGGCCCACCCGCAGGGCGACCCGCGGGCGGCGTGGGACAACGGGCTCGTTCCTGCCGAACACGGCATCCGCGGCCTGCATTCGGTGACGCTGTCCACCGCGGACGAGGAGGGCACCGTGGCGATGATGGCGGAGCTGGGCCTGCACGCCGAGAGCAGCCAGGGAAACCGGCTGCGGTTCGCCGCGGGCTCGGGCGAGCCGGGCGCGCTCGTGGACGTGCTGGTGGACCGTACGGCACGGCGCGGGTTGGTGGCCGGTGGCACCGTCCACCACGTCGCGTGGCGGGCGCCCGACGAACCGACACAGCTTCGCTGGCGCGACGAACTCGTCGAGCGTGGCGCGAAGGTCACCTCCGTGCTGGACCGGCAGTACTTCCGCTCCATCTACTTCCGCGAGCCCGGCGGCACGCTGCTGGAGATCGCCACCGACCAGCCCGGATTCGCCGTCGACGAGCCGCTGCTCGAGCTGGGCAGGGCGCTGAAGCTGCCGCCGTGGCTGGAACCAAGCCGGGAACAGCTCGAGGCGACCCTTCCCAAGCTGTCGCTACCCAGCGAGAACAACCCCGAACTCGGTCGGCGGGCGAACGTCTGA
- a CDS encoding alpha/beta hydrolase family protein, which translates to MRDRGSMRGTAAGVPFVALPPADDRTAAPLVVAWHLMSPPRSEQAMSAALPMAGLSAWRVYLGLPMSGERAPAGGEEEFFGLATQDYVLNVAEPVTEQAAAEFPAVVAELRQRLSVADTAVGVLGGSAGATVALEVTARQDVDVRAAALVSPVTQLAPAVAANERNYGVTYHWSGRSRAVAHRYDFVRRAEELFVDVLLVVGERDDVAFREPASALRDALGERARLVVIPGMEHALAEEPGVEQAPQTEHAAAVDAEVTEWFRARLG; encoded by the coding sequence ATGCGTGACCGTGGATCGATGCGAGGAACGGCGGCGGGTGTGCCGTTCGTGGCACTCCCTCCCGCTGACGACCGGACCGCCGCGCCACTGGTCGTGGCATGGCATCTGATGTCCCCGCCGCGCAGCGAGCAAGCCATGTCGGCCGCGCTTCCCATGGCGGGGCTGTCCGCGTGGCGGGTGTATCTCGGGTTGCCGATGTCCGGCGAACGCGCACCGGCGGGGGGTGAGGAGGAGTTCTTCGGACTCGCGACGCAGGATTACGTGCTCAACGTGGCCGAACCTGTCACCGAGCAGGCTGCGGCGGAGTTTCCCGCGGTGGTGGCCGAACTGCGGCAGCGGCTTTCGGTGGCGGACACCGCGGTCGGCGTGCTCGGTGGTTCGGCGGGTGCGACGGTGGCACTGGAGGTCACGGCTCGCCAGGACGTCGATGTCCGCGCCGCCGCGCTGGTCAGTCCGGTCACCCAGCTGGCGCCCGCCGTCGCGGCGAACGAACGCAACTACGGAGTCACCTACCACTGGAGCGGGCGGTCGCGGGCGGTCGCGCACCGATACGACTTCGTGCGCAGAGCCGAAGAGCTTTTCGTGGATGTGTTGCTCGTGGTCGGCGAGCGCGACGACGTCGCGTTTCGCGAACCCGCCTCGGCGCTGCGCGACGCGCTGGGTGAGCGTGCCCGGCTGGTGGTGATTCCCGGAATGGAGCACGCGTTGGCCGAGGAGCCTGGTGTCGAACAGGCCCCGCAGACCGAGCATGCCGCGGCCGTGGATGCCGAGGTCACCGAATGGTTTCGCGCCCGTCTTGGTTGA
- a CDS encoding MarR family winged helix-turn-helix transcriptional regulator has product MTRWLTDEEQRAWRRYLDMNAKLTARLHRRLQTDSGLSLADFDVLVQLTDRAVPRMRVGELAEALQWERSRLSHHLARMQKRGLVSRQDCPEDARGAFVLLTDKGRHAIEQAAPAHVEAVRDLVFDHLSKAEVATLAGISERVLGRLNRSDGEESTPG; this is encoded by the coding sequence GTGACGAGATGGCTCACCGACGAGGAGCAACGTGCCTGGCGGCGCTACCTGGACATGAACGCCAAACTCACCGCCCGCCTGCACCGTCGGCTGCAAACCGACTCCGGCCTCTCGCTGGCCGACTTCGACGTACTCGTCCAGCTCACCGACCGCGCGGTGCCGCGCATGCGCGTCGGTGAACTGGCCGAGGCACTGCAGTGGGAAAGGAGCAGGCTGTCCCACCACCTGGCCCGGATGCAAAAGCGCGGGCTCGTCAGCAGGCAGGACTGCCCCGAGGACGCCCGAGGCGCGTTCGTCCTCCTCACGGACAAGGGCAGGCATGCCATCGAACAGGCCGCACCCGCCCACGTCGAGGCCGTCCGCGACCTCGTCTTCGACCACCTCAGCAAAGCCGAGGTCGCGACGCTGGCCGGGATCAGCGAACGCGTGCTCGGCCGGTTGAATCGGTCGGACGGCGAGGAGTCCACCCCTGGCTGA